The Cloeon dipterum chromosome 3, ieCloDipt1.1, whole genome shotgun sequence genome includes a region encoding these proteins:
- the LOC135940527 gene encoding noggin-like, with the protein MRAWLFMLVVSIVSATASRRRGTHGISNSHPMSPNDLGLEASDNDDLEFPPESPDPRLDPRLADLNATALLRRLDQRFNPHMLSVERPYSISSREYDFPFRKNKHGRLVPKHPLEMPKYLKGGFKSVTMPNGKKTPTIVQSDRLNLKIQTTLWAHTACPVEFRWRDLGKRFWPRYIKSGSCVNDKARSCSIPPGMNCQPAAKIKLSLLRWFCRPRRACSWHDFELEVVNKCECKCPKN; encoded by the coding sequence ATGCGTGCTTGGCTATTCATGCTGGTGGTGTCCATCGTCTCTGCAACAGCATCACGGCGCCGGGGGACACACGGCATCAGCAATAGTCATCCGATGTCGCCCAACGATCTGGGACTGGAGGCGTCGGACAACGACGATTTAGAGTTCCCCCCCGAGTCGCCCGACCCGAGGCTGGACCCGCGGCTGGCCGACCTCAACGCCACGGcgctgctgcggcggctggACCAGAGGTTCAACCCGCACATGTTGTCTGTGGAACGGCCGTACTCGATCAGTAGCCGCGAGTACGACTTCCCGTTCCGCAAGAACAAACACGGCCGGCTGGTGCCCAAGCACCCGCTCGAGATGCCCAAATACCTGAAGGGCGGCTTCAAAAGCGTGACGATGCCCAACGGCAAGAAGACGCCGACCATCGTGCAGTCGGACAGGCTCAACCTGAAGATCCAGACGACGCTGTGGGCGCACACCGCGTGTCCGGTCGAGTTCAGGTGGCGCGACCTGGGCAAGCGCTTCTGGCCGCGCTACATCAAGAGCGGCAGCTGCGTCAACGACAAGGCCAGGTCCTGCTCCATTCCGCCGGGCATGAACTGCCAGCCGGCCGCCAAGATCAAGCTCAGCCTGCTCAGGTGGTTTTGCAGACCGAGACGCGCATGCTCGTGGCACGATTTTGAGTTGGAAGTCGTGAACAAATGCGAGTGCAAGTGTCCCAAGAACTAA